One region of Eupeodes corollae chromosome 1, idEupCoro1.1, whole genome shotgun sequence genomic DNA includes:
- the LOC129941625 gene encoding chitin deacetylase 1 isoform X1, producing MARVLPLLSVVFMCLALVSAERVKRQDDNEKPDDNQIEELCQDRPGDEYFRLSTDGDCRDVVRCDNAGENGITRLATVKCPAGLGFDIIRQTCDWKTNVKNCDKLEKPRKALPIFKTDEPICPDGKLSCGDGECLSKDLFCNGKPDCKDESDENACSVDDDPNRAPECDTTQCVLPECFCSADGTRIPGAIEPQQVPQMVTITFNGAVNVDNVDLYEEIFNGQRQNPNGCSIKGTFFVSHKYTNYSAVQDLHRRGHEISVFSLTHKDDPNYWTHGTYDDWLAEMAGSRLIAERFANITDGSIIGVRAPYLRVGGNKQFEMMADQFFVYDASITASLGRVPIWPYTLYYRMPHKCNGNAHNCPSRSHAVWEMVMNELDRRDDPSFDESLPGCHMVDSCSNIAAGDQFGRLLRHNFNRHYNSNRAPLGLHFHASWLKSKKEYKDELIKFIEEMLGRNDVFFVTNMQVIQWMQNPTELNSLRDFQEWKEKCDVKGQPYCSLPNACPLTTRELPGETLRLFTCMECPNNYPWILDPTGDGFSV from the exons ATGGCGCGTGTGTTGCCGCTTTTAAGTGTGGTTTTCATGTGTTTAGCACTTG tCTCTGCTGAACGAGTCAAACGTCAGGATGACAACGAAAAGCCCGATGACAATCAAATTGAAGAACTTTGCCAGGATAGACCTGGAGATGAATACTTCCGTTTGTCAACCGACGGTGATTGTCGTGATGTCGTAag ATGCGACAATGCCGGTGAAAATGGCATTACTCGACTTGCAACTGTAAAATGCCCGGCAGGTTTAGGTTTTGACATTATACGTCAGACATGTGACTGgaagacaaatgtcaaaaattgtgataaacttgaaa AGCCCCGCAAAGCTCTTCCAATCTTCAAGACCGACGAACCCATCTGTCCAGATGGTAAATTGTCCTGTGGAGATGGTGAGTGTTTGTCCAAGGATTTGTTCTGTAACGGAAAACCCGACTGCAAAGATGAATCTGATGAAAATGCTTGCT ctGTTGATGACGATCCAAACCGCGCTCCTGAATGTGACACAACTCAGTGTGTTTTGCCTGAATGTTTCTGTTCTGCTGATGGTACTCGCATTCCCGGTGCCATTGAACCCCAACAAGTGCCCCAGATGGTGACCATCACCTTCAACGGTGCCGTCAATGTTGACAACGTCGACTTGTACGAAGAAATCTTCAACGGACAACGCCAAAACCCCAACGGTTGTTCAATCAAGGGAACCTTCTTCGTTTCCCACAAATACACCAACTACTCAGCCGTCCAGGACCTTCACCGTCGTGGTCACGAAATCTCAGTCTTCTCCCTTACCCACAAGGATGATCCAAACTACTGGACTCACGGTACCTACGACGATTGGCTCGCTGAAATGGCCGGTTCCCGTTTGATCGCCGAACGTTTCGCCAACATTACCGATGGCTCAATCATTGGTGTTCGTGCTCCATACCTCCGTGTCGGTGGCAACAAGCAATTCGAGATGATGGCTGATCAATTCTTCGTCTATGATGCTTCAATCACTGCTTCCTTGGGACGTGTCCCAATCTGGCCATACACTTTGTACTACCGCATGCCCCATAAGTGCAACGGTAACGCCCACAACTGCCCATCCCGTAGCCACGCCGTCTGGGAAATGGTAATGAACGAATTGGATCGTCGTGATGACCCTTCATTCGATGAGTCTCTGCCCGGTTGTCACATGGTTGACTCTTGCTCAAACATCGCTGCTGGAGACCAATTCGGTCGTCTTCTGCGTCACAACTTCAACCGTCACTACAATAGTAACCGTGCTCCATTGGGTCTTCACTTCCACGCTTCATGGTTGAAATCGAAGAAGGAATACAAAGATGAGTTGATCAAGTTCATCGAAGAGATGTTGGGACGCAACGATGTGTTCTTTGTCACCAACATGCAAGTCATCCAATGGATGCAAAACCCAACTGAGCTCAACTCGCTGAGAGACTTCCAAGAATGGAAGGAGAAGTGTGACGTCAAGGGTCAACCCTACTGCTCCCTGCCAAATGCCTGCCCATTAACCACCCGGGAATTGCCAGGTGAAACTCTACGTTTGTTCACCTGCATGGAGTGCCCCAACAATTATCCATGGATTTTAGATCCAACTGGTGATGGCTTctcagtttaa
- the LOC129941625 gene encoding chitin deacetylase 1 isoform X2, giving the protein MARVLPLLSVVFMCLALVSAERVKRQDDNEKPDDNQIEELCQDRPGDEYFRLSTDGDCRDVVRCTRSGLKQITCPSGLSFDIIKQTCDWKAKVTNCDEKEKPRKALPIFKTDEPICPDGKLSCGDGECLSKDLFCNGKPDCKDESDENACSVDDDPNRAPECDTTQCVLPECFCSADGTRIPGAIEPQQVPQMVTITFNGAVNVDNVDLYEEIFNGQRQNPNGCSIKGTFFVSHKYTNYSAVQDLHRRGHEISVFSLTHKDDPNYWTHGTYDDWLAEMAGSRLIAERFANITDGSIIGVRAPYLRVGGNKQFEMMADQFFVYDASITASLGRVPIWPYTLYYRMPHKCNGNAHNCPSRSHAVWEMVMNELDRRDDPSFDESLPGCHMVDSCSNIAAGDQFGRLLRHNFNRHYNSNRAPLGLHFHASWLKSKKEYKDELIKFIEEMLGRNDVFFVTNMQVIQWMQNPTELNSLRDFQEWKEKCDVKGQPYCSLPNACPLTTRELPGETLRLFTCMECPNNYPWILDPTGDGFSV; this is encoded by the exons ATGGCGCGTGTGTTGCCGCTTTTAAGTGTGGTTTTCATGTGTTTAGCACTTG tCTCTGCTGAACGAGTCAAACGTCAGGATGACAACGAAAAGCCCGATGACAATCAAATTGAAGAACTTTGCCAGGATAGACCTGGAGATGAATACTTCCGTTTGTCAACCGACGGTGATTGTCGTGATGTCGTAag ATGTACAAGATCTGGACTGAAACAAATCACATGCCCATCCGGCTTATCTTTTGATATTATCAAACAGACCTGTGACTGGAAGGCTAAAGTTACAAACTGCGATGAAAAAGAAA AGCCCCGCAAAGCTCTTCCAATCTTCAAGACCGACGAACCCATCTGTCCAGATGGTAAATTGTCCTGTGGAGATGGTGAGTGTTTGTCCAAGGATTTGTTCTGTAACGGAAAACCCGACTGCAAAGATGAATCTGATGAAAATGCTTGCT ctGTTGATGACGATCCAAACCGCGCTCCTGAATGTGACACAACTCAGTGTGTTTTGCCTGAATGTTTCTGTTCTGCTGATGGTACTCGCATTCCCGGTGCCATTGAACCCCAACAAGTGCCCCAGATGGTGACCATCACCTTCAACGGTGCCGTCAATGTTGACAACGTCGACTTGTACGAAGAAATCTTCAACGGACAACGCCAAAACCCCAACGGTTGTTCAATCAAGGGAACCTTCTTCGTTTCCCACAAATACACCAACTACTCAGCCGTCCAGGACCTTCACCGTCGTGGTCACGAAATCTCAGTCTTCTCCCTTACCCACAAGGATGATCCAAACTACTGGACTCACGGTACCTACGACGATTGGCTCGCTGAAATGGCCGGTTCCCGTTTGATCGCCGAACGTTTCGCCAACATTACCGATGGCTCAATCATTGGTGTTCGTGCTCCATACCTCCGTGTCGGTGGCAACAAGCAATTCGAGATGATGGCTGATCAATTCTTCGTCTATGATGCTTCAATCACTGCTTCCTTGGGACGTGTCCCAATCTGGCCATACACTTTGTACTACCGCATGCCCCATAAGTGCAACGGTAACGCCCACAACTGCCCATCCCGTAGCCACGCCGTCTGGGAAATGGTAATGAACGAATTGGATCGTCGTGATGACCCTTCATTCGATGAGTCTCTGCCCGGTTGTCACATGGTTGACTCTTGCTCAAACATCGCTGCTGGAGACCAATTCGGTCGTCTTCTGCGTCACAACTTCAACCGTCACTACAATAGTAACCGTGCTCCATTGGGTCTTCACTTCCACGCTTCATGGTTGAAATCGAAGAAGGAATACAAAGATGAGTTGATCAAGTTCATCGAAGAGATGTTGGGACGCAACGATGTGTTCTTTGTCACCAACATGCAAGTCATCCAATGGATGCAAAACCCAACTGAGCTCAACTCGCTGAGAGACTTCCAAGAATGGAAGGAGAAGTGTGACGTCAAGGGTCAACCCTACTGCTCCCTGCCAAATGCCTGCCCATTAACCACCCGGGAATTGCCAGGTGAAACTCTACGTTTGTTCACCTGCATGGAGTGCCCCAACAATTATCCATGGATTTTAGATCCAACTGGTGATGGCTTctcagtttaa